GCAGATTGAGGTGAAGTACGGCTACATTGAGGAAGTCTCTTTCAAGAAGCAGCAAATCTACCTCAAGCAGAACAACCTGGCCCAAGCCTTGAAAGAAGGCGAAAACCTGATTGCCGCCAATCCAGAGGAGGTACGCTACGTATTGGCCCAGGCCGAGATGCTGGCTGCCAACAAACGCATAGCCGAAGCCACGGCCATGGCCGAACGCGCCTTGCAGGTGGCCCCGGATAATGCTTACGGTAGGCTCATGCTCGCAGACTTGCTGCGCCAGCAGGGCAAAGTAGACGAGAGTGAGTCACAGCTGGAGCTGGCGTTCGGGAATGCAGGTCTGGATATTGACACCAAGGTGAAGATTCTGGTAGACTACATCAGGCGCCTCCCAGATGCGAAAGTAGCCACCCAGGCCATTAAACTAGCCGAACTCACCACCAAGTCACACCCGCGGGAAGCCAAGGCCTTTGCCGTGGCCGGTGATATTTACGCCAACACAGACCATAAGCAAGCCGCCCGTGATAATTATTTGAAGGCGGTGAAACTGGACCCGGGCCATTACAAAATCTGGCAGCAGATTGTGCTCCTGGACGGTGAAATGAACCAGACTGACTCCCTCATTCTTCATTCTGAGCAGGCGCTGGAGTTTTTTCCCAACCAGGCCATGTTCTGGTTCTACAACGGCACGGCGCACCTCATCAACAAGAACTATCCCAAGGCCACTAAGTCGCTGGAGTATGGCAGAAGGTTGTCGGCGGGCAACCCAGAGCTGCTGCTGCAGTTCAACCTTCAGCTAGGCGATGCTTATAATTCTACGGAGCAGTATGACCTTTCCAACCAGGCGTATGAAACCGTGCTGGCCCTGGACCCCAACAATCCGCATGCGCTAAACAATTACAGTTATTTTCTTTCTATGCGCGGGCAGAACCTGGCCAAAGCCAAAATGATGGCCGGCGTACTGGTGGCGCAGAATCCAGACAATGCCACCTACCTAGACACCTACGCCTGG
The nucleotide sequence above comes from Nibribacter ruber. Encoded proteins:
- a CDS encoding tetratricopeptide repeat protein → MLKRGLTIVAALCGLVLTAEPGYAQSDRKKQKEAAEATPPAALPALSAQEAQLSESYFLEGMKFFVLEEYAKALDRFQRAYAISPSNAAVNYKIAETSLLLGSTRGALPFAKAALELQPNNPYYHLLLAQIYSNQQQYDEAIKVFARLTQELPNTEQYLFNLTDLYLAKNRLDDALKTLAQIEVKYGYIEEVSFKKQQIYLKQNNLAQALKEGENLIAANPEEVRYVLAQAEMLAANKRIAEATAMAERALQVAPDNAYGRLMLADLLRQQGKVDESESQLELAFGNAGLDIDTKVKILVDYIRRLPDAKVATQAIKLAELTTKSHPREAKAFAVAGDIYANTDHKQAARDNYLKAVKLDPGHYKIWQQIVLLDGEMNQTDSLILHSEQALEFFPNQAMFWFYNGTAHLINKNYPKATKSLEYGRRLSAGNPELLLQFNLQLGDAYNSTEQYDLSNQAYETVLALDPNNPHALNNYSYFLSMRGQNLAKAKMMAGVLVAQNPDNATYLDTYAWVLYKLKDYQEAKRLLEKAVSLSSDATIIEHYGDVLYQLGQRELALKQWVKANQVGGASQVISKKIKDKKLYE